The Lacerta agilis isolate rLacAgi1 chromosome 5, rLacAgi1.pri, whole genome shotgun sequence genome has a segment encoding these proteins:
- the SLC2A2 gene encoding solute carrier family 2, facilitated glucose transporter member 2 isoform X1, translating to MGKKPKDGLMKDVTGTLFLAVFSAVLGFFQYGYCIGVINAPQKTIMLHYGKVLKIASSGNGTDDILKNPTIMMLWSTSVSVFAVGGMISSFTVGWIGEKMPRVRAMLLVNIFAISGNLFLALAKFGPSHILIIIGRVLTGLHGGLSSGLAPLYVGEIAPIALRGALGSMNQLAVVIGILISQVLGLDVLLGKDSTWPLLLALSGFAAVLQIFLLFGCPESPRYLYIKAAKEEEAKKSLQRLRGANYCPDKELEEMEKEKEEASKEKPVSIWQLITSPIYRPAFLVAIGVHIAQQFSGINAIFYYSTDIFNTARISQPVYATIGVGFVNTVFTVVAVFLVEKAGRRSLFIAGLAGMMVCATTMTIGLVLQPKIEWMSYISLISVFLFVSFFEIGPGPIPWFIVAELFSQGPRPAAVAMAGFSNWFTNFCIGMFFPYVANICGPYVFLIFAALLVLFIVFVYYKVPETKGKSFEEISEEFRRRGKGGGQGPRTATEMERLGGASEA from the exons ACCATCATGCTCCACTATGGTAAAGTGCTGAAAATTGCATCGTCTGGAAACGGGACAGATGACATCCTTAAAAACCCCACCATCATGATGCTCTGGTCTACCTCTGTTTCTGTATTTGCTGTGGGCGGGATGATTTCTTCCTTCACTGTTGGCTGGATTGGTGAAAAGATGCCAAG AGTTAGAGCGATGCTGCTGGTAAACATTTTTGCAATCTCTGGGAATCTCTTTTTGGCCTTGGCGAAATTTGGCCCCTCCCACATTCTCATCATCATTGGAAGAGTACTGACTGGGCTGCATGGCG GGCTCTCCTCCGGACTTGCTCCACTGTATGTTGGAGAGATTGCCCCTATCGCTCTTCGAGGGGCTTTGGGATCAATGAACCAGCTTGCTGTTGTTATCGGCATCCTCATCAGCCAG GTTCTTGGCTTGGATGTCTTGCTAGGAAAAGATTCCACATGGCCATTGCTCCTCGCTCTCTCTGGCTTTGCTGCCGTGCTTCAGATTTTCTTGCTCTTTGGTTGCCCAGAGAGCCCCCGGTACTTGTACATTAAAGCTGCAAAAGAAGAGGAAGCCAAAAAAA gCTTGCAACGGCTGAGAGGAGCGAACTACTGCCCTGACAAAGAGCTTGAGGagatggagaaagagaaggaagaagcctCCAAAGAGAAGCCTGTCTCCATTTGGCAGCTCATCACCTCACCTATCTACAGGCCGGCATTCCTGGTGGCCATCGGGGTCCATATCGCCCAGCAGTTTTCGGGAATTAATGCT ATTTTCTACTACTCCACCGATATTTTTAACACTGCCCGCATCAGCCAGCCTGTTTATGCGACCATAGGAGTGGGATTTGTGAACACCGTCTTCACTGTTGTCGCG GTTTTCCTGGTGGAGAAAGCAGGGAGGCGTTCGCTCTTCATAGCTGGCCTCGCTGGCATGATGGTGTGCGCAACAACCATGACTATTGGGCTTGTGCTGCAG cCCAAAATCGAATGGATGAGCTACATCAGCCTGATTTCCGTCTTCCTCTTTGTCAGTTTCTTTGAGATCGGACCAGGACCAATTCCCTGGTTTATTGTGGCAGAGCTATTCAGCCAAGGCCCCCGCCCAGCTGCCGTTGCAATGGCCGGCTTCAGCAACTGGTTCACCAACTTCTGCATCGGAATGTTCTTCCCATATGTCGCT AACATCTGCGGACCTTATGTGTTTCTGATCTTTGCCGCCCTGCTCGTCCTCTTCattgtgtttgtttattacaaAGTGCCAGAAACCAAAGGCAAGTCCTTCGAGGAAATTTCAGAAGAGTTCCGTCGTCGAGGCAAAGGCGGGGGCCAAGGGCCCAGAACAGCCACTGAAATGGAGCGTTTGGGAGGCGCCTCCGAGGCATAG
- the SLC2A2 gene encoding solute carrier family 2, facilitated glucose transporter member 2 isoform X3, whose protein sequence is MAVSQDVTGTLFLAVFSAVLGFFQYGYCIGVINAPQKTIMLHYGKVLKIASSGNGTDDILKNPTIMMLWSTSVSVFAVGGMISSFTVGWIGEKMPRVRAMLLVNIFAISGNLFLALAKFGPSHILIIIGRVLTGLHGGLSSGLAPLYVGEIAPIALRGALGSMNQLAVVIGILISQVLGLDVLLGKDSTWPLLLALSGFAAVLQIFLLFGCPESPRYLYIKAAKEEEAKKSLQRLRGANYCPDKELEEMEKEKEEASKEKPVSIWQLITSPIYRPAFLVAIGVHIAQQFSGINAIFYYSTDIFNTARISQPVYATIGVGFVNTVFTVVAVFLVEKAGRRSLFIAGLAGMMVCATTMTIGLVLQPKIEWMSYISLISVFLFVSFFEIGPGPIPWFIVAELFSQGPRPAAVAMAGFSNWFTNFCIGMFFPYVANICGPYVFLIFAALLVLFIVFVYYKVPETKGKSFEEISEEFRRRGKGGGQGPRTATEMERLGGASEA, encoded by the exons ACCATCATGCTCCACTATGGTAAAGTGCTGAAAATTGCATCGTCTGGAAACGGGACAGATGACATCCTTAAAAACCCCACCATCATGATGCTCTGGTCTACCTCTGTTTCTGTATTTGCTGTGGGCGGGATGATTTCTTCCTTCACTGTTGGCTGGATTGGTGAAAAGATGCCAAG AGTTAGAGCGATGCTGCTGGTAAACATTTTTGCAATCTCTGGGAATCTCTTTTTGGCCTTGGCGAAATTTGGCCCCTCCCACATTCTCATCATCATTGGAAGAGTACTGACTGGGCTGCATGGCG GGCTCTCCTCCGGACTTGCTCCACTGTATGTTGGAGAGATTGCCCCTATCGCTCTTCGAGGGGCTTTGGGATCAATGAACCAGCTTGCTGTTGTTATCGGCATCCTCATCAGCCAG GTTCTTGGCTTGGATGTCTTGCTAGGAAAAGATTCCACATGGCCATTGCTCCTCGCTCTCTCTGGCTTTGCTGCCGTGCTTCAGATTTTCTTGCTCTTTGGTTGCCCAGAGAGCCCCCGGTACTTGTACATTAAAGCTGCAAAAGAAGAGGAAGCCAAAAAAA gCTTGCAACGGCTGAGAGGAGCGAACTACTGCCCTGACAAAGAGCTTGAGGagatggagaaagagaaggaagaagcctCCAAAGAGAAGCCTGTCTCCATTTGGCAGCTCATCACCTCACCTATCTACAGGCCGGCATTCCTGGTGGCCATCGGGGTCCATATCGCCCAGCAGTTTTCGGGAATTAATGCT ATTTTCTACTACTCCACCGATATTTTTAACACTGCCCGCATCAGCCAGCCTGTTTATGCGACCATAGGAGTGGGATTTGTGAACACCGTCTTCACTGTTGTCGCG GTTTTCCTGGTGGAGAAAGCAGGGAGGCGTTCGCTCTTCATAGCTGGCCTCGCTGGCATGATGGTGTGCGCAACAACCATGACTATTGGGCTTGTGCTGCAG cCCAAAATCGAATGGATGAGCTACATCAGCCTGATTTCCGTCTTCCTCTTTGTCAGTTTCTTTGAGATCGGACCAGGACCAATTCCCTGGTTTATTGTGGCAGAGCTATTCAGCCAAGGCCCCCGCCCAGCTGCCGTTGCAATGGCCGGCTTCAGCAACTGGTTCACCAACTTCTGCATCGGAATGTTCTTCCCATATGTCGCT AACATCTGCGGACCTTATGTGTTTCTGATCTTTGCCGCCCTGCTCGTCCTCTTCattgtgtttgtttattacaaAGTGCCAGAAACCAAAGGCAAGTCCTTCGAGGAAATTTCAGAAGAGTTCCGTCGTCGAGGCAAAGGCGGGGGCCAAGGGCCCAGAACAGCCACTGAAATGGAGCGTTTGGGAGGCGCCTCCGAGGCATAG